GATATATAATTTCCGCATCGTCTAAAATAATATCTACTTTCGTCGCGCCGCCGCGCACCTGCGAGGTGTATGTCGCGGCTTTTAGCCCGTAGCCTCCGTCGGCGATCTTCGCCGCCGCCAAAATCTCGCCCGCAAGCAATACGCCTTGTCCTCCCACGCCCGTAAATCTTAGCTGCCGTTTCACACGATTCCCTTCCGTTTTTACGCGATTTTCACGCGGCGATCTATTGTATATAAAACTCGACGTCCGCCAGCGCGCCCGTTTTCTGCTGCGCGAACAGAAGCGTCGTATCGCCCGCTTCGTAAGCGATTGTTACCTGCAAGACGTCTTTTGTCTGCCAAGCATATTCAATCAGATAATCGCCGAACGCATCCTCATAGTTTTCGCCGACTTCGAGCTTGTCGCGCAGTTTTTGAAAATCATCGGAGCCGGGAAGCGCTATCAGGTCTCGCTTGACTATCTGGTATGCGCCTAAAATCGTTTGCGCGGGGTAAAAGCAGTTATATCCCGCCATATAGCCGCTCTCCTCTTCGCTGAAAACCGTCTTTTGGCAATTTGGCGGCAAGCCCTCCGCCGCGTTTATCGCGCCCGCCGCGATCAGCGCCGCCGCGATCGCTAAAAACTTTCTCATCTGCATTCCCCCTTGTGTTTCTGCGGTTTCGCTATCGTCGGTTAATCGGGCGAAAACGTAACGATCGATCGCGTTCCGTCAGGCTCTCGCGTAAATTCGGCGTCGGTTTCTCCGCCGGCGTAATAGATATTAACGACAAGCGCCTTGTCGTTGTTCCACGTATATTGTATCTCTACGTCGTCGTCCGCGTATTTATGGTTTTTGCCAATCTCAAGTTTAACGCGAAGGTTTTTATATCCAGGATCGTCCGGACTCTCTTGGATTCGGCTCTCGCGAAAATCTGCGTATGCCTCCAAAATCGTTTGCGCGGGGTAAAAGCAGCTATATATTGCCGCCGCGTCCTCGTCAAAAACCGCCTCCTCGCACCGCTTATCGCCCGCGAAACCAAACGCGCACAACATTTGAACGACGCAAATAACGCGCGAGCATCTAAAACCGGTCATCTTACGCTCCGCCTTTTAAGTTGTTCTTAAACGCCCCGTCGCCGCCTCTAGGCGCCCTTCGTCCGTTTTTCCTAATCGGATACAAATATAACTTCCATGCGCGTTCCGCCGCCCGTTTGCGCAAACCGAACGCTCATATCGCCCGACTCGTAGTCGGCGTAAACGCCAAGCGTTTTGTCGTTCTCCCAATCGTATTGTATCGTTATAACCCCGTTTTGATCTTCGCGCGCGTCCATATAATTTTTTCCAACCTCAAGATCGGCGCGCAACTCTTCAAAAACGGCGTAACCCGAATACTCGTCCATGCGATCGCTTTTGAACCTCTTATATGTTTCGATAAGCGTTAATTTTGGATAAAAGCATTCATAACCCATTGAATAATCCGCCCGTTCGTCCTCAAAAACGATCGCTTTGCAATTTTTGTCGTCAAAAAGAGGGACGGCGTATAACGCCGCCGCCAAAACGCATATAAACCAGAAAACTCTCATTCGCATCCTTTTCGTTCTTCCGCTCGACTATTTGCCGATCGCTATCGGCTCTTGTTCGATTGCGCTTTTAATATCACGCTTTCATACGCCTTGCAGTATTCGATCTTCGTCTGATCTTTATGCAAAACGCCCGTCGGAAACTTGCCCGTTTTTTCTTCGTCGCTCATAGCGTCGAAGCGCTGCTTGGGAGCGACGATGGATTCCAGCCATTTTAGCGTTTGGATCGCTTCGCCCATCTTGTTTTTGCGTCCAAGATTGATATGGCAGTTGCTGAAAATATCAAAAAAGCTAAAGCCCTCGTGCGCAAAGCCTTCCGCAAATACCCGCTCGATCTTTTTGGGATCATTTACGCTTTCGCGCGCGACAAAGGTCGCCCCCGCCGCGATCGCGAGCTTCGCCGCGTCGAAATTTGGATCGACGTTGCCATACTGCGTAGTTACCGTCCAAAAACCTTGCGGCGTGGTGGGCGAAACCTGCGAGTTGGTCAAGCCGTAGATAAAATTATTGATAACTATAAAGTTTAGATCAATATTACGCCTCGCGCCGTGAATCGTATGGTTGCCGCCGATCGCCAGCGCGTCGCCGTCGCCCGCTACGACAATCACATGCTTATCGGGGTTTGCCAGTTTGATTCCCGTCGCCACGGGGATCGTGCGCCCGTGCGTGGTATGGACGGTGTTGCAGTTGATATACGAGCTTAGCCGCCCCGAACAGCCAATCCCGCTTACCACGCACACGTCGTCCATATTCCAGCCGATTTTGGCGATCGCGCGAATAAGCGACTTTAAGATCGCGCCGTCTCCGCACCCCCAACACCAGAGCGTAGGCAACTTATCCGTTCGCAGATACTCGTCGTAGTTAAACGCCATTAAAAATCCTTTTAGCGATCGCGCCGTCGCGGCGCCCCCAACACCAGAGCGCGGGCGGCTTATCCGTTCGCAGATACTCGTCGTAGTTAAACGCCATTAAAGCTCCTTTATCCGCTTCAAGATAACGCTAGGCTCGATCGCCCTGCCGTTCGCCTGATTAAGCGCGGCGAAAGGGCGTTTGGCGACGCGCTCGATCTCCAGCGCGTATTGTCCCATATTCAGCTCGACGATAAGCCTCTTTTCATATTTTTCGCCGATCTCTTTGATCGCCGCTTGCGGGCTAGGCCACAGCGCGATCGGACGGAATAGCCCCGCTTTTATCCCCTCCTTGCGCGCCATATTGATCGCCTCTTTCGCGGCTAAACTCGCGCTACCGTAAGCGATTATGGCAATATCCGCGTCGTCTAATAGATAGCTTTCGTTGTTTTCGATCTCGCTTTGATAATTGTCTATCTTGCCCGTTAGCCGCTCGATCAGCTTTTGGCATAGCGCCGCGTCTTCGGTGGGAAAGCCCGTCGCGCCGTGATGAAGCCCCGTGATATGGTAGCGATAACCCGTGAAAAACGGGTTTAACGTCGCGGGTTCGTTAGGCGGCGCGTCGTAGGGTTTGTAGCTTTGGCGATCGCCATCGTATCGCTTGCGATTAACGATCGCCAGCGACTCAAGATCGGGTAAAACCGCTTTGGAGTGCATATGCCCGATCGTCTCGTCTAGCAGCACGATAACGGGGGTCATAAACCTCTCGGCGAGGTTAAAGGCGCGAAAAGTCTCCGTATAGGCTTCCGCGAGCGTTCCGGGGCAGAGCGCTATAGAGCGAATATCGCCGAAAGAGGGGTTGCGCGCAAAGCTAATATCGCCCTGCGCCACGCGGGTGGGCAAGCCCGTCGATGGACCGCCGCGCATTACGTCAATGCACACAAGCGGCGTTTCATACATAAACGCCAACCCGAAACTCTCCGATTTAAGCGACATTCCGGGACCGCTAGTCGCGCTCAAAGCCTTGATACCGCTTGCCGACGCGCCGATCGCCGCCAAAACGCCCGCGATCTCGTCCTCCATTTGGATAAATTTGCCGCCGACTTTGGGCAAAAGAACGCTCATCTCGTGCGCGATCTCGCTGGAAGGGGTGATGGGATAGCCGCTAAAAAATCGACAGCCCGCGTCAATCGCGGCATGCGCCGCAAGCTCGTTGCCGTTACAGATTACTTCTCTTGACATAACCTTCCC
The window above is part of the Helicobacteraceae bacterium genome. Proteins encoded here:
- a CDS encoding 2-oxoglutarate ferredoxin oxidoreductase subunit beta, producing the protein MAFNYDEYLRTDKLPTLWCWGCGDGAILKSLIRAIAKIGWNMDDVCVVSGIGCSGRLSSYINCNTVHTTHGRTIPVATGIKLANPDKHVIVVAGDGDALAIGGNHTIHGARRNIDLNFIVINNFIYGLTNSQVSPTTPQGFWTVTTQYGNVDPNFDAAKLAIAAGATFVARESVNDPKKIERVFAEGFAHEGFSFFDIFSNCHINLGRKNKMGEAIQTLKWLESIVAPKQRFDAMSDEEKTGKFPTGVLHKDQTKIEYCKAYESVILKAQSNKSR
- a CDS encoding 2-oxoglutarate synthase subunit alpha, with translation MSREVICNGNELAAHAAIDAGCRFFSGYPITPSSEIAHEMSVLLPKVGGKFIQMEDEIAGVLAAIGASASGIKALSATSGPGMSLKSESFGLAFMYETPLVCIDVMRGGPSTGLPTRVAQGDISFARNPSFGDIRSIALCPGTLAEAYTETFRAFNLAERFMTPVIVLLDETIGHMHSKAVLPDLESLAIVNRKRYDGDRQSYKPYDAPPNEPATLNPFFTGYRYHITGLHHGATGFPTEDAALCQKLIERLTGKIDNYQSEIENNESYLLDDADIAIIAYGSASLAAKEAINMARKEGIKAGLFRPIALWPSPQAAIKEIGEKYEKRLIVELNMGQYALEIERVAKRPFAALNQANGRAIEPSVILKRIKEL